One stretch of Marinobacterium iners DNA includes these proteins:
- a CDS encoding phosphatidylglycerophosphatase A family protein: MNKAPASVWRNPVHFLAFGLGSGASPKAPGTAGTLAAVPLWYLLAQTPLAMYLLLVLLAFMIGIWLCGRTSRDLGVHDHGGIVWDEFVGYWITMIAVPVDWVWALAGFILFRLFDILKPWPIGPVDKRVHGGLGIMLDDVLAGVMAAAVLHGLIWLF; the protein is encoded by the coding sequence ATGAATAAAGCCCCCGCCTCGGTGTGGCGCAATCCGGTCCATTTTCTGGCCTTTGGTCTGGGCAGCGGTGCCTCGCCGAAGGCGCCGGGTACGGCAGGGACTCTGGCGGCGGTACCGCTTTGGTATCTGCTGGCACAGACACCACTGGCGATGTATCTGCTGCTGGTATTGCTCGCCTTTATGATCGGGATCTGGTTGTGTGGGCGTACATCCCGGGATTTGGGTGTTCATGACCACGGCGGCATTGTCTGGGATGAGTTTGTCGGCTATTGGATCACCATGATCGCGGTACCGGTGGACTGGGTCTGGGCGCTGGCGGGTTTTATCCTGTTCCGTCTGTTCGATATTCTCAAACCCTGGCCCATTGGCCCTGTGGACAAGCGGGTACACGGCGGGCTGGGTATCATGCTGGATGATGTGCTTGCGGGCGTTATGGCCGCCGCAGTACTGCACGGGCTGATCTGGCTGTTTTGA
- a CDS encoding OsmC family protein, protein MSADKRVSVNAQMTEGFAVRADIRGHQVVIDQPEAARGQNQGPTPLEYFLFSLGGCICTIGRIAAMQQKIELRGMKVSVEGDYNPAGLLGKPSDDRTGFQQIQVSAEIDADMTDEEKQVFLDAVCERCPLHDNIKLETRVTHHLVEPSCIA, encoded by the coding sequence ATGAGCGCCGACAAGCGAGTCAGTGTTAACGCCCAAATGACGGAAGGTTTTGCCGTTCGCGCAGATATCCGTGGCCATCAGGTCGTGATTGACCAGCCGGAGGCTGCCCGTGGACAGAACCAGGGACCTACCCCGCTGGAGTATTTTTTGTTCTCGCTCGGTGGCTGTATCTGCACTATCGGCCGTATCGCGGCGATGCAGCAGAAGATTGAGCTGCGTGGCATGAAAGTCAGTGTTGAGGGTGACTACAACCCTGCCGGTTTGCTGGGCAAGCCCAGTGATGACCGCACTGGCTTCCAGCAGATCCAGGTATCAGCCGAAATCGATGCCGACATGACTGATGAAGAGAAGCAGGTGTTTCTGGATGCGGTCTGTGAACGTTGCCCACTGCATGACAATATCAAACTGGAAACACGGGTGACCCACCACTTGGTTGAGCCCAGCTGCATCGCTTGA
- the pomA gene encoding flagellar motor protein PomA, with amino-acid sequence MDLATLVGLLGAFAIIVAAMVLGGDIGIFVNPPSMLIVVGGTLLVVLMKFTLGQFLGAGKIMAKAFMFKSVNPEDIIAETVDLADAARKGGLLSLEDKEVSSEFMQRGIQLLVDGHDPEVVKQLLKKEAGLTYERHDFGSKIFRAMGDVAPAMGMIGTLVGLVQMLSNMSDPKSIGPAMAVALLTTLYGAMIANMFAIPVADKLEVRKDEEALNQALIIDGLLAIQAGQNPRVIDQMLRNYLPERKRVVAES; translated from the coding sequence GTGGATCTGGCTACCCTCGTTGGTCTCTTAGGGGCTTTTGCTATCATCGTTGCCGCGATGGTACTGGGCGGTGATATCGGTATTTTTGTTAACCCACCATCCATGCTGATTGTTGTCGGCGGAACACTGCTGGTGGTGTTGATGAAATTCACCCTTGGGCAGTTTCTCGGTGCCGGAAAAATCATGGCAAAAGCGTTCATGTTCAAGTCGGTTAACCCTGAGGACATCATTGCCGAAACGGTTGATCTGGCAGATGCTGCACGCAAGGGAGGGCTGCTGTCACTTGAGGATAAAGAGGTTTCCTCCGAGTTCATGCAACGTGGTATTCAGCTTTTGGTGGACGGGCATGACCCTGAGGTAGTCAAACAGCTATTGAAGAAAGAGGCAGGCCTTACATACGAGCGACATGACTTTGGCTCCAAGATATTCCGAGCCATGGGCGATGTGGCACCGGCAATGGGCATGATCGGCACCCTGGTGGGCTTGGTACAGATGCTGTCCAACATGTCCGACCCCAAATCGATTGGTCCGGCCATGGCGGTTGCACTGTTGACGACACTGTACGGTGCGATGATCGCCAACATGTTTGCCATTCCGGTGGCGGACAAGCTGGAGGTACGCAAGGATGAGGAGGCGCTGAATCAGGCCCTGATCATCGACGGCCTGCTGGCGATCCAGGCGGGTCAGAACCCGCGTGTAATCGATCAGATGCTGCGCAACTACCTGCCCGAGCGCAAGCGTGTCGTTGCTGAAAGCTGA
- a CDS encoding exodeoxyribonuclease VII small subunit — MTRKAEKPDFEHALSELESLVVRLEQGDLPIEDALASFEQGVRLTRECQTILQQAEQKVQLLTEQDGEIHANDFPNREE, encoded by the coding sequence ATGACCCGCAAAGCCGAGAAACCCGACTTCGAACACGCCCTGTCAGAGCTTGAAAGCCTCGTGGTACGTCTTGAGCAGGGAGACCTGCCCATTGAAGATGCCCTTGCTTCATTCGAGCAAGGGGTACGTCTCACGCGTGAATGTCAGACCATTCTGCAACAGGCCGAGCAGAAAGTGCAGCTGCTGACTGAGCAGGATGGCGAAATTCACGCCAACGACTTCCCCAACCGGGAAGAGTAG
- the pip gene encoding prolyl aminopeptidase, with protein sequence MRTLYPEIGINHEYYIEVGDRHTLYVEECGNPNGIPVLFVHGGPGGGCGPTHRRFFNPERYRIILFDQRGCGRSTPHAELEANTTQALVADMERIREFLSIEQWLLFGGSWGSTLSLVYAETHPERVAGMILRGIFLCRDQDIQWFYQQGASALFPDYWQDYLQPIPATERSDLLSAYHQRLTGNNDLVRMQAAKAWSVWEGRCSTLDPNPDVVEHFADPHFALAMARIEAHYFIHKAFLESDQILNDAHRLADIPITIVHGRYDVVCPLEQAFALQQAAPHAHLHIVRDAGHSAFEPGIIDNLVHATDEFVQRSA encoded by the coding sequence ATGCGCACCCTCTACCCCGAGATCGGCATCAATCACGAGTACTATATTGAGGTGGGCGACCGACATACCCTGTACGTGGAGGAATGCGGCAACCCCAACGGCATTCCGGTTCTGTTTGTACACGGTGGACCCGGCGGGGGCTGCGGACCAACTCACCGACGTTTCTTCAACCCCGAGCGCTATCGCATCATCCTGTTCGACCAGCGCGGCTGTGGTCGCTCAACGCCGCATGCAGAGCTCGAAGCCAATACCACTCAGGCACTGGTGGCGGACATGGAGCGGATCAGGGAATTCCTCAGCATTGAGCAATGGCTGCTGTTTGGTGGCAGCTGGGGCTCGACGCTGAGCCTGGTCTATGCCGAGACGCACCCTGAACGCGTCGCCGGCATGATTCTGCGCGGCATTTTTCTCTGCCGCGACCAGGATATACAGTGGTTCTACCAGCAGGGTGCCAGCGCCCTCTTCCCCGACTACTGGCAGGATTACTTGCAGCCCATTCCCGCTACAGAGCGAAGCGACCTGCTCAGTGCCTACCATCAGCGCCTGACCGGAAACAACGACTTGGTACGGATGCAAGCAGCCAAGGCCTGGTCCGTGTGGGAGGGGCGCTGTTCAACACTGGACCCGAACCCGGATGTCGTTGAACACTTTGCCGATCCCCATTTTGCCCTTGCGATGGCACGGATCGAGGCGCACTACTTTATCCACAAGGCGTTTCTGGAGTCGGATCAGATCCTGAATGACGCCCACCGGCTTGCGGATATCCCGATCACCATCGTGCACGGCCGCTACGATGTGGTTTGCCCGCTAGAGCAGGCCTTTGCCCTGCAACAGGCGGCACCGCATGCGCATCTACATATCGTTCGAGATGCCGGCCACTCGGCCTTTGAACCCGGCATTATCGACAATCTGGTCCACGCTACCGACGAATTTGTCCAGCGCAGCGCCTGA
- the typA gene encoding translational GTPase TypA: MIENLRNIAIIAHVDHGKTTLVDKLLQQSGTLNRRDESAERIMDSNDQERERGITILAKNTAIRWNDYRINIVDTPGHADFGGEVERVLSMVDSVLLLVDAVDGPMPQTRFVTQKAFAQGLHPIVVINKIDRPGARPDWVMDQVFDLFDNLGATDEQLDFPIVYASALNGIAGNDPEEMADDMTPLFEAIVKHVHAPRVDADGPFQMQISALDYNSYVGVIGVGRVSRGRVKTNTQVKVIDSHAKVRNGRVLKIMGYHGLERIEVDTAQAGDIICVTGLDELNISDTLCDPEVVEALPALSVDEPTVSMTFQVNDSPFAGQEGKFVTSRNIKERLDRELIHNVALRVEPGDTPEKFRVSGRGELHLSVLIESMRREGFELGVSRPEVIQKEVNGEIHEPYEVVMIDVEEEHQGSIIEELGKRRADMTNMEVDGKGRVRLTFMMPSRGLIGFRSQFMTMTSGTGIMTSVFDHYGPVKAGDVISRHNGVLVSMVTGKALGYALFNLQERGRLFIDPNVEVYEGMVLGIHSRNNDLVINPTKGKQLTNVRASGTDENIVLTPPIKYSLEQALDFIEDDELVEVTPAAIRIRKKLLKENERKRNKK; this comes from the coding sequence GTGATTGAAAACCTCCGAAATATTGCCATTATCGCCCACGTTGACCACGGCAAAACCACACTGGTCGACAAGCTGCTGCAGCAGTCAGGCACTCTGAACCGCCGCGATGAAAGCGCTGAGCGCATCATGGATTCCAATGACCAGGAGCGTGAGCGCGGTATCACCATTCTGGCCAAGAACACGGCCATTCGCTGGAACGACTACCGAATCAACATCGTTGATACCCCGGGACATGCGGACTTTGGCGGTGAGGTTGAACGTGTACTCTCCATGGTGGACTCGGTTCTGCTGCTGGTGGATGCGGTTGACGGCCCGATGCCGCAGACCCGCTTCGTAACCCAGAAAGCCTTTGCTCAGGGCCTGCACCCGATCGTGGTCATCAACAAGATCGACCGCCCGGGCGCGCGTCCGGACTGGGTTATGGACCAGGTCTTTGACCTGTTCGACAACCTGGGCGCCACCGACGAACAGCTGGACTTCCCGATCGTCTACGCCTCTGCCCTGAACGGCATTGCCGGCAATGACCCCGAAGAAATGGCCGACGACATGACACCGCTGTTTGAAGCGATCGTCAAGCACGTGCACGCACCGCGTGTCGATGCCGACGGCCCGTTCCAGATGCAGATTTCTGCACTGGACTACAACAGTTATGTAGGCGTTATCGGTGTTGGCCGTGTATCACGCGGCCGAGTCAAGACCAACACCCAGGTGAAGGTGATCGACAGCCACGCCAAGGTGCGTAACGGCCGTGTTCTCAAGATCATGGGTTACCACGGTCTGGAGCGTATCGAAGTTGATACGGCTCAGGCGGGTGACATCATCTGTGTGACCGGTCTGGATGAGCTGAACATCTCCGATACCCTGTGCGACCCGGAAGTGGTCGAAGCACTGCCGGCACTGTCTGTTGATGAGCCCACCGTATCCATGACCTTCCAAGTCAACGATTCTCCGTTTGCAGGCCAGGAAGGCAAGTTCGTCACCAGCCGTAACATCAAGGAGCGTCTGGATCGTGAACTGATTCATAACGTGGCCCTGCGTGTTGAGCCCGGTGATACCCCGGAAAAATTCCGTGTATCCGGTCGTGGTGAATTGCATCTGTCGGTACTGATCGAATCCATGCGCCGCGAAGGCTTCGAACTGGGTGTATCACGCCCCGAAGTTATTCAGAAAGAAGTGAACGGCGAAATTCACGAGCCTTACGAAGTCGTGATGATCGACGTGGAAGAAGAGCACCAGGGTTCCATCATCGAAGAACTGGGCAAACGTCGCGCTGACATGACCAACATGGAAGTGGACGGCAAGGGTCGTGTACGCCTGACCTTCATGATGCCGTCCCGCGGCCTGATCGGCTTCCGCAGCCAGTTCATGACCATGACATCCGGTACCGGCATCATGACATCGGTCTTCGACCATTATGGCCCGGTCAAGGCCGGTGACGTGATCTCTCGTCACAACGGTGTGCTGGTGTCCATGGTCACCGGCAAGGCACTGGGCTATGCCCTGTTCAACCTGCAGGAGCGCGGCCGCCTGTTCATAGACCCGAACGTTGAGGTTTATGAAGGCATGGTGCTGGGTATCCACAGCCGCAATAATGACCTGGTGATCAACCCCACCAAGGGCAAGCAGCTGACCAACGTACGTGCGTCCGGTACCGATGAAAACATCGTTCTGACCCCGCCGATCAAATACTCACTGGAACAGGCTCTTGATTTCATCGAAGATGATGAGCTGGTCGAAGTGACTCCAGCAGCTATCCGCATCCGCAAGAAGCTGCTGAAAGAGAACGAGCGCAAGCGCAACAAGAAGTAA
- a CDS encoding DUF1456 family protein yields MNNNDIMRRLRYTFDLKDSAMVEIFAAADHPVTQEQIVNWLRKEDDPAYRAATDTELAIFLNGLINTRRGRREGEQPQPEKRLSNNMVFMKLKIALNMTSDDVLDTLRSVGFPLSKHELSAFFRKPDNKHYRECKDQILRNFLLGLQRRLRSDD; encoded by the coding sequence GTGAACAACAACGATATAATGCGGCGCCTGCGCTACACTTTTGATCTCAAGGATTCGGCCATGGTCGAGATCTTTGCAGCTGCCGACCACCCTGTTACCCAGGAGCAGATCGTCAACTGGTTGCGAAAAGAGGATGACCCCGCGTACCGCGCGGCGACAGATACCGAACTGGCCATTTTCCTTAACGGCCTGATCAATACCCGCCGTGGTCGTCGCGAAGGAGAACAGCCTCAACCGGAAAAACGCCTGAGCAACAACATGGTATTCATGAAGCTGAAAATTGCCCTGAACATGACCTCGGATGATGTGCTGGATACCCTGCGGAGCGTTGGATTCCCTCTGAGCAAGCACGAACTGAGTGCTTTTTTCCGCAAACCCGACAACAAACACTACCGGGAGTGCAAAGACCAGATTCTGCGCAACTTTCTGCTCGGTTTGCAGCGGCGGCTTCGCTCTGACGACTGA
- the dtd gene encoding D-aminoacyl-tRNA deacylase, producing the protein MKGLIQRVSHACVKVDNEITGAIDGGILLLLGVEQGDNETTADKLLQKVLNYRIFPDVDGKMNRSLTDVGSGLLVVSQFTLVADTRKGLRPGFSRGATPAEGERLYDLFVQRARAMHGSVETGRFGADMKVELLNDGPVTFLLEVPPVD; encoded by the coding sequence GTGAAGGGACTGATTCAACGTGTCAGCCATGCCTGCGTAAAAGTGGATAACGAGATTACCGGTGCCATTGATGGTGGCATTCTGCTATTACTGGGAGTGGAACAGGGTGACAACGAAACAACAGCTGACAAGCTGCTGCAAAAGGTCCTGAACTACCGCATTTTTCCGGATGTCGATGGCAAAATGAATCGAAGCCTGACCGATGTAGGGAGCGGGCTGCTGGTGGTATCGCAGTTCACACTGGTTGCCGACACGCGCAAGGGGCTCAGGCCCGGCTTTTCCCGCGGTGCTACACCCGCTGAAGGTGAGCGACTGTATGACCTCTTTGTTCAGCGGGCGCGGGCCATGCATGGGTCAGTCGAAACCGGTCGCTTTGGTGCGGATATGAAGGTAGAGCTATTGAATGACGGGCCGGTCACCTTTCTGCTGGAGGTGCCGCCCGTCGACTGA
- a CDS encoding polyprenyl synthetase family protein: MDIQQVLAQYRSRTELQLEQLFQETASLEPRLPEAMRYGLLNGGKRLRPALVYLSHQLCSTDQPPHALTDRAAVAIECIHSYSLIHDDLPAMDDDDLRRGKPTCHIVFDEATAILAGDALQCLAFEQLSEIIDPTLALRQLKMMQVLARASGRQGMVAGQAFDLGHVGQPLTLEQLQAMHACKTGALITCAVELGALSAGEPEGERLDQLRRFGDLVGLAFQVQDDLLDIEGDTATLGKPQGSDQAQNKPTYPALLGMEGARSKLNQLHQEAVAILTGFGPDAEALIALTDYIVARDH; the protein is encoded by the coding sequence ATGGACATTCAGCAGGTACTGGCTCAGTACCGCTCTCGCACTGAGCTGCAGCTTGAGCAACTTTTTCAGGAAACGGCCTCACTTGAGCCCCGCCTGCCCGAAGCAATGCGTTACGGCCTGCTTAACGGTGGCAAACGCCTGCGACCGGCACTGGTCTACCTTAGCCACCAGCTCTGCAGTACCGACCAGCCTCCTCACGCCCTGACTGACCGGGCAGCGGTTGCCATTGAGTGCATCCACAGCTATTCGCTGATCCATGATGACCTGCCGGCGATGGATGACGACGACCTGCGTCGCGGCAAGCCCACCTGTCATATTGTCTTTGATGAAGCGACAGCCATCCTGGCCGGTGATGCCCTGCAGTGCCTGGCGTTTGAGCAACTGAGCGAAATCATCGACCCAACACTGGCACTGCGTCAGCTGAAGATGATGCAGGTGCTGGCACGCGCCAGCGGTCGGCAGGGCATGGTAGCCGGGCAGGCGTTTGACCTTGGTCATGTAGGCCAGCCTCTGACACTGGAGCAGCTGCAGGCAATGCACGCCTGCAAGACCGGAGCACTGATTACCTGTGCCGTAGAGCTGGGCGCACTTTCAGCCGGTGAGCCGGAAGGCGAACGTCTGGACCAACTGCGTCGCTTTGGCGACCTGGTCGGGCTGGCATTTCAGGTCCAGGACGACCTGCTCGACATTGAAGGTGATACAGCCACGCTGGGTAAACCCCAGGGGTCTGATCAGGCGCAGAACAAACCCACCTATCCCGCTCTACTGGGCATGGAAGGTGCACGCTCAAAACTGAACCAACTGCACCAGGAAGCCGTAGCCATACTCACAGGCTTTGGCCCTGATGCCGAAGCGCTGATTGCCCTGACCGACTACATTGTTGCGCGTGACCATTGA
- the dxs gene encoding 1-deoxy-D-xylulose-5-phosphate synthase — MFNRIPDQRPDTPLLDLVQSPTDLRQLSRTDLPELARQLRAFLLWSVGQTGGHFGAGLGVVDLTIALHYLLNTPDDSLIWDVGHQSYPHKILTGRRDSMASMRQKGGLSPFPKRTESPYDSFGTGHSSTSISAALGMALGYRLQGENRRTVAVIGDGAMTAGMAFEALNHAAHTGADLLVILNDNDMSISRNEGGLASYLARNLKQKMDGPVTAALFKALEFNYSGPVDGHDFSLLLPALERSLQCPGPQLLHVITRKGKGFAPAEADPVGYHALTKIEPLAAVDNTAKRPKYCNVFGRWLAETAARDSRLIGITPAMREGSDLIEFSERFPERYFDVAIAEQHAATLAAGFACSGMKPVLAIYSTFLQRAWDQIVHDVTIQDLDLLLAIDRAGLVGEDGATHAGSFDIAALRCLPGLLLMTPADETELEAMLTLGYQYPGPAAVRYPRGSAALPQTDDTATLDIGKSRVLRRGKQVALLNFGPLLDSARQVADTNGYTLVDMRFVKPLDSCMVEQLADEHELLVTLEDHAIQGGAGSAVAEFCTQAALETELLLLGIPDRWIGHASRSEQLAECGLDTAGIETAIRQRLQG; from the coding sequence ATGTTCAATCGGATTCCTGACCAGCGACCCGATACCCCCTTGCTGGACCTCGTCCAGTCTCCGACTGATCTGCGCCAGTTAAGTCGTACCGACCTGCCTGAACTGGCCCGGCAACTACGTGCCTTTTTGCTCTGGTCCGTGGGCCAAACCGGAGGACATTTCGGCGCAGGCCTGGGCGTGGTCGATCTGACCATTGCACTGCATTACCTGCTCAATACCCCTGATGACAGCCTTATCTGGGATGTGGGCCACCAGAGTTATCCACACAAGATTCTGACCGGTCGGCGCGATTCCATGGCCAGCATGCGTCAGAAAGGGGGTCTTTCCCCCTTTCCAAAACGCACCGAAAGCCCCTATGACAGTTTTGGTACAGGCCACTCCAGTACCTCGATCAGTGCCGCACTGGGCATGGCGCTGGGTTACCGGCTACAGGGTGAAAACCGCCGTACCGTAGCGGTGATCGGTGATGGTGCCATGACCGCAGGCATGGCGTTCGAAGCGTTGAATCATGCCGCCCACACCGGTGCCGACCTGCTTGTGATCCTCAACGACAACGACATGTCGATCTCACGTAACGAAGGCGGCCTGGCGAGCTACCTGGCACGCAATCTGAAACAGAAAATGGATGGCCCCGTCACCGCCGCTCTGTTCAAGGCACTTGAGTTCAATTATTCCGGCCCCGTGGACGGACACGACTTCAGCCTGCTGCTGCCGGCACTGGAGCGGTCACTGCAATGCCCCGGCCCACAGTTGCTGCATGTCATCACCCGCAAGGGCAAAGGTTTCGCACCGGCCGAAGCGGACCCGGTTGGCTACCATGCTCTGACCAAAATCGAGCCGCTGGCTGCAGTCGACAACACTGCCAAACGGCCCAAGTACTGCAATGTATTCGGCCGCTGGCTCGCCGAGACTGCCGCTCGGGACTCACGCCTGATCGGGATTACACCAGCGATGCGCGAAGGCTCAGATCTGATCGAATTCTCCGAGCGCTTTCCCGAGCGTTATTTTGACGTTGCCATCGCCGAGCAGCACGCCGCGACTCTGGCCGCGGGCTTCGCCTGCAGCGGCATGAAACCGGTGCTGGCGATCTATTCCACCTTTTTGCAGCGTGCCTGGGACCAGATCGTACATGATGTGACGATTCAGGATCTCGATCTGCTGCTGGCGATTGATCGGGCAGGGCTGGTGGGTGAAGATGGCGCTACCCACGCCGGCAGCTTCGACATCGCGGCGTTGCGATGCCTGCCCGGTCTGCTGCTGATGACACCAGCCGATGAGACCGAGCTGGAAGCGATGCTGACACTGGGCTATCAGTACCCGGGGCCTGCCGCCGTTCGCTACCCCCGTGGCAGTGCTGCCCTGCCACAGACAGACGATACAGCTACACTGGATATTGGCAAAAGCCGAGTACTGCGCAGAGGAAAACAGGTAGCACTGCTCAATTTTGGCCCGTTGCTGGACAGTGCGCGCCAGGTAGCCGACACGAATGGCTATACGTTGGTGGACATGCGCTTTGTGAAACCGCTGGACAGTTGCATGGTCGAGCAACTGGCAGATGAGCATGAACTGCTGGTCACGCTGGAAGATCATGCCATTCAAGGTGGGGCAGGCTCAGCGGTAGCCGAGTTCTGCACTCAGGCGGCCCTGGAGACAGAACTGCTGCTGTTGGGGATACCGGATCGCTGGATAGGTCACGCCAGTCGCAGCGAGCAGCTGGCCGAGTGCGGCCTGGATACTGCCGGTATCGAAACCGCGATCCGGCAGCGCTTGCAGGGTTAG
- the ribA gene encoding GTP cyclohydrolase II: MSVQYVADSRLPTPWGVFTMVGFEDPATGKEHVALVFGEVAGDEPVLARIHSECLTGDALFSLRCDCGFQLQEALKRIAEEGRGVLLYLRQEGRGIGLLNKIKAYHLQDGGADTVEANEQLGFAADMRDYSMCEPMLEHLDIKAVKLMTNNPRKVSALEKYGVNVSERVPLQVGKNRHNESYLQTKMGKLGHMMTEHHFKDE, from the coding sequence GTGTCAGTTCAGTATGTAGCCGATTCGCGGCTGCCAACCCCCTGGGGGGTGTTTACCATGGTGGGGTTTGAAGACCCCGCCACCGGGAAAGAGCACGTCGCGCTGGTGTTCGGCGAAGTGGCCGGTGACGAGCCGGTACTGGCCCGTATTCACTCCGAGTGTCTGACCGGCGATGCGCTGTTCAGCCTGCGCTGTGATTGTGGTTTCCAGCTGCAGGAAGCACTGAAGCGCATCGCGGAAGAGGGCAGGGGGGTACTGCTGTATCTGCGTCAGGAAGGCCGGGGAATTGGCTTGCTGAATAAGATCAAGGCGTATCACCTGCAGGATGGTGGTGCCGATACAGTGGAAGCCAACGAGCAGCTGGGTTTTGCCGCCGACATGCGTGACTACAGCATGTGTGAACCGATGCTTGAGCATCTGGACATCAAGGCCGTGAAGTTGATGACCAATAACCCGCGCAAGGTGTCAGCACTGGAGAAATACGGCGTCAACGTGTCTGAGCGTGTACCGCTGCAGGTGGGTAAGAATCGCCACAACGAAAGCTATCTGCAAACCAAGATGGGTAAGCTCGGCCACATGATGACCGAACACCACTTCAAGGATGAATAA
- a CDS encoding flagellar motor protein MotB — MSDDSEDKKCKCPPAGSPLWMATFADLMSLLMCFFVLLLSFSEMDVLKFKQLAGSMREAFGVQNQIKVEDIPKGTSIIAQEFSPGRPEPTPLNEVRQMTVNNDLNSLDVRSREGEAQIEDELKGLEELRRQQEEQAQQEAVAVAQALAAEIGEGSIEVETDGTRIIIRVKERGSFDSGSAELKFQYIPVIAKIRDLLLDISGKVAIEGHTDNIPYSGRRFESNWDLSAARALAVAHELFADRRIDQSRFNITGYADTRALAPNSTAELRARNRRVEIVIQKGDAEEALDRLQSRPDGDTEGTPIDPSGLF, encoded by the coding sequence ATGAGTGACGACAGCGAAGACAAGAAATGTAAATGTCCGCCGGCGGGGTCACCCTTGTGGATGGCGACCTTTGCCGACCTGATGTCGCTGCTGATGTGTTTCTTCGTGCTGCTGCTCTCCTTCTCGGAAATGGACGTGCTCAAATTCAAGCAGTTGGCCGGCTCAATGCGTGAAGCGTTTGGCGTTCAGAACCAGATCAAGGTGGAAGATATCCCGAAGGGCACCTCCATCATTGCGCAGGAGTTCAGCCCAGGTCGCCCTGAGCCGACGCCCTTGAATGAAGTGCGTCAGATGACGGTCAACAATGACCTTAACAGTCTGGATGTGCGCTCGCGTGAGGGCGAGGCCCAAATCGAAGATGAATTGAAGGGGCTTGAAGAGCTGCGCCGACAGCAGGAAGAGCAGGCTCAACAGGAGGCGGTCGCCGTTGCTCAGGCGCTGGCGGCTGAAATCGGTGAGGGCAGTATTGAGGTTGAAACTGATGGCACTCGCATCATCATCCGAGTAAAGGAGCGTGGATCATTTGATTCTGGCTCGGCCGAGTTGAAGTTTCAGTATATCCCGGTGATCGCCAAAATTCGTGACCTGCTGCTGGATATCAGTGGCAAGGTAGCCATTGAGGGGCACACCGACAATATCCCCTATTCAGGGCGGCGCTTCGAGTCCAACTGGGATCTTTCAGCTGCACGAGCGCTGGCGGTGGCGCATGAACTTTTTGCTGACCGCCGTATAGATCAGTCCCGCTTCAATATTACCGGCTATGCCGATACCCGTGCGCTGGCACCCAACAGCACGGCGGAGCTTCGCGCTCGCAACCGCCGTGTGGAGATTGTCATTCAGAAGGGTGACGCAGAAGAGGCACTGGATCGACTGCAATCACGCCCTGACGGCGATACAGAAGGAACGCCGATTGACCCGAGCGGCCTGTTCTGA